GTCACCTCGACGGGGATTGGCGGACCGTCCGCCTCGATCGCGATCGATGAGTTGGCACAGCTCGGCATTCGGACGTTTCTGCGCGTCGGGACCACCGGGGCCATCCAGCCGGATGTTGAAATTGGTACGGTCATCGTCACCACCGGAGCGGTTCGGCTCGACGGCGCTTCTACGCACTACGCCCCCATCGAGTACCCAGCGGTGGCTGACCACGAGGTGGTTCACGCCGCCGTTGGCGCCGCACGTGCGCTCGGGGTGCCGTATCGCGCTGGCGTCAGCGCCTCCTGCGACACGTTTTACCCGGGACAGGAGCGGTACGACTCCTACTCGGGTTACGTCCCGCGGCGGTTTCAGGGCATCACCGAGGAATGGCGCAGGCTGCACGTCCTCAACTACGAGATGGAGTCGTCTACGGTGTTGACGCTCTGCGCCGCGATGGGCCTGCGCGGCGGCTGCGTCGCCGGGGTGGTCGTCAACCGCGCACGCAGCGAGGCGGTGACGAAGGAAGGTCTCGAATCAGGCGAAGCCAATGCCGTGACGGTGGCGGTCGGCGCCATCGCGCGGCTCGTCACTCAGACCGGCGGGCCGTCATGAGTACGCTCGAGGCGCGGTTTCTCGGGACCGGTGACGCCTTCGGCAGTGGCGGTCGCCTCC
This is a stretch of genomic DNA from Acidobacteriota bacterium. It encodes these proteins:
- the udp gene encoding uridine phosphorylase, which translates into the protein MPLRTVYHLNINSDDIEGATVALLPGDPGRVEAIARTAPFARSRELAFKREYRTWIAYLGTTPVLVTSTGIGGPSASIAIDELAQLGIRTFLRVGTTGAIQPDVEIGTVIVTTGAVRLDGASTHYAPIEYPAVADHEVVHAAVGAARALGVPYRAGVSASCDTFYPGQERYDSYSGYVPRRFQGITEEWRRLHVLNYEMESSTVLTLCAAMGLRGGCVAGVVVNRARSEAVTKEGLESGEANAVTVAVGAIARLVTQTGGPS